The following are from one region of the Sporosarcina sp. 6E9 genome:
- a CDS encoding GlsB/YeaQ/YmgE family stress response membrane protein, with the protein MIGGVIGWFAGIIFGKDLPGGVMGNVVAGIIGALIFLINLCFVMKSMRER; encoded by the coding sequence ATCATTGGAGGTGTCATCGGTTGGTTCGCGGGAATAATTTTTGGGAAGGACTTGCCGGGCGGAGTTATGGGCAATGTTGTTGCCGGTATCATCGGTGCACTAATCTTTCTAATTAACTTATGTTTTGTAATGAAGTCGATGCGCGAGAGATAG
- a CDS encoding PH domain-containing protein — MIFRSKVDSFFVKFILIMILIIGLVTLLPLFAVGGGQLLVVLISALTFLVSTGIILWCSFSIKYVFHEEHLFVKGGPFRSRIPYESITKVSPTSAIFTGYRILSSRDSIEIFNRTTVLGSVKISPNDQKGFVAELKKRCPNLRIQE, encoded by the coding sequence ATGATTTTTCGTTCAAAAGTAGATTCCTTTTTTGTTAAGTTTATTTTGATTATGATACTTATTATTGGTTTGGTGACATTACTTCCGTTATTTGCAGTAGGTGGAGGTCAATTACTTGTTGTTCTAATTTCGGCCTTGACTTTTCTTGTTTCGACGGGGATTATTTTGTGGTGTTCCTTTTCGATTAAATACGTTTTTCATGAAGAACACTTATTTGTAAAAGGCGGGCCTTTTAGAAGTCGAATTCCCTATGAAAGTATTACGAAGGTTTCCCCTACATCAGCGATTTTCACAGGTTATAGAATATTGTCATCTCGGGATAGCATCGAAATATTTAATAGGACGACAGTGTTGGGGAGCGTTAAGATTTCACCTAATGATCAAAAGGGGTTTGTCGCCGAGTTGAAAAAACGCTGCCCGAACTTGAGGATTCAGGAGTAA
- a CDS encoding helix-turn-helix domain-containing protein: MDYLKNHQPFNNKHELNEAVSSHLYRCNFELNKTDKSVIEMLSRYAVKYPGVAHLKMDTLSQAIKKATRTIQRSIRKLEELKIIERKPFTREVSGGYGANLYIFLPPSVISELSPRQEPNRPTATTEEHTNFENEVINLKSKKDLYSHNTYKQVTVTHYQRFKSLLNSYTGEENQQQISRLYSIYRGQTGRLLKFSIHQDKKLLLEALALQAITITFQSTKKKKIRNLFGYYDGVLRKLIENALFSEAFMDYGVSTELKIPKVIVG; encoded by the coding sequence ATGGACTATCTAAAGAATCATCAACCATTCAACAACAAACATGAATTAAACGAGGCCGTGTCTTCGCATTTATATAGATGTAATTTCGAGTTAAATAAAACAGACAAAAGTGTTATCGAAATGTTAAGCCGCTATGCCGTAAAATATCCTGGCGTCGCTCATTTGAAGATGGACACCCTTTCACAAGCAATCAAAAAAGCAACGAGAACAATTCAACGTTCGATTCGAAAACTAGAAGAGTTGAAAATCATCGAGAGAAAACCATTTACTAGGGAAGTGAGTGGGGGTTACGGCGCGAACTTGTATATTTTTTTACCACCAAGTGTCATATCGGAATTGTCACCTCGACAGGAGCCGAACAGACCTACAGCCACAACAGAAGAACACACTAATTTTGAAAATGAAGTTATTAATCTTAAAAGCAAAAAAGATCTTTATAGTCATAATACGTATAAGCAAGTGACCGTCACGCATTACCAAAGATTCAAAAGTCTTCTTAATTCTTACACAGGCGAAGAGAACCAGCAGCAAATCAGCAGGCTCTATAGCATTTACCGTGGACAGACGGGTCGCTTATTAAAATTCAGCATTCACCAAGACAAAAAATTACTACTCGAGGCCCTAGCACTTCAAGCCATCACTATCACATTCCAATCAACAAAAAAGAAAAAAATTCGAAATCTATTCGGATATTACGACGGAGTCTTGCGGAAGTTAATTGAAAATGCATTATTTAGTGAGGCTTTTATGGACTATGGTGTTTCAACGGAATTAAAAATACCTAAGGTAATAGTCGGATGA
- a CDS encoding (deoxy)nucleoside triphosphate pyrophosphohydrolase, which produces MKKTVHVVGAIIENENGEILCALRGPEMTLPNYWEFPGGKIEENESKEEALIREIKEELGCKIEVLKHVDDTTYEYEQVIVRLETFLSKIIEGVPELSEHAEIKWVPRKELNTLKWAPADIPAIEKLLSNEVVI; this is translated from the coding sequence ATTAAAAAAACAGTACATGTCGTAGGTGCAATTATTGAAAATGAGAACGGAGAAATACTTTGCGCATTACGAGGTCCAGAAATGACTTTGCCGAATTACTGGGAGTTTCCAGGTGGGAAAATTGAAGAGAACGAATCAAAAGAAGAAGCCTTAATTAGAGAGATCAAAGAGGAATTAGGTTGCAAAATTGAAGTGTTGAAACATGTCGATGATACGACTTACGAGTATGAACAAGTTATTGTTAGACTTGAAACATTCTTGTCGAAAATTATTGAAGGGGTACCTGAATTATCTGAGCATGCAGAAATAAAATGGGTGCCTAGAAAAGAGCTAAACACTCTAAAATGGGCACCCGCTGATATACCTGCCATTGAAAAGTTGTTATCTAATGAGGTCGTGATATAA
- a CDS encoding DUF3427 domain-containing protein has translation MKPKGVIEEIYRIEKEYPSAKLIQKLSVDEYVETLTMHAANIIGDKLKGLADNDKYSEIFQLIDQIHDLAGKDEREFSHPLSMITYSEKENTIPIKEDLFLTRVDVLYNDSHKIKNFFKTLAYEMQTSDEIYFLVSFVRMSGAQLLTRELIELEKRNVPVKILTTTYLNITEAKAIRHLMQFTNVDIKVLPLKNESFHTKAYLFKRKSNQNTVIIGSSNISHSALINGHELNVKIPHTQHMPAYEQTMEFFNKMWTNEKAIYPSEEFLQQYEQHQKTETKLLPSFTFEREAPYLEHTDIQPNEMQKEALKNLIFTRKNGHTKGVIIAATGTGKTYLSAFDVQQFQPERLLFIAHREELLDSAIKTYSSLFKDEFLCGKITGSKKEFDKRFIFSTIQSLSKDNTLERFNPDDFDYIIIDEFHHAEAPTYRKVIDYFKPKFLLGLTATPERMDGRNVLELCDNNIVYEIRLRDALEAELLAPFHYFGVADQTVDYDKVDILNGHYEENSLVRALSTFTRVEFIIDKMKTYGHDGDFLHGLGFCVNIEHAKYMSAEFNKRGYVTECLTGDDSVEYRQAIISRLEDPKDELTMIFTVNIFNEGIDIPKVNLMLFLRPTESSTIFIQQLGRGLRRTEDKEYVTVLDFIGNYKKSFIIPLALSGQYNAKAFDTDSLRVAVLHEFADAPGGSVVQLDPIAQREILNRIDNIKLSSVAVLKEMYAQFKYDLGRSPEIIDFLYAEEAPSLNFFIYKFRSWVRTKEYMDDLNVYDEEILENDLKYEIVERIESMLSIKWPYEYAIIYLAKSSNEISINDVVAWLTKRFDLEINRDEHETLILRAMDRLSKRYKKQKWSFGEIKNEIFYVERAISEILTDYGYANYVKDRLEYGLIDFRRSFRTDLVLAREKKLALYRNYTRNELMFIFEAKVPEGTWREGVSRVDNHYLLFINLNKAEDVEDHLLYKDFFKDPTTFHWQSQNKTSHESGQGQEYINHKERDIHIHLFIRKFSTMHGMTLPFMYLGEIDYVSSHGDKPMNIIWKLHKPVPEDLYHDLIR, from the coding sequence ATCAAACCAAAAGGTGTTATAGAAGAGATTTACCGTATAGAAAAAGAATACCCTTCCGCGAAACTAATTCAAAAATTATCTGTAGATGAGTACGTAGAAACTTTAACCATGCACGCGGCAAATATAATTGGCGATAAACTAAAAGGATTAGCTGACAATGATAAATATAGTGAGATTTTCCAGTTAATTGACCAAATTCATGATCTTGCCGGGAAAGATGAAAGAGAATTTAGTCACCCTTTATCAATGATCACTTACAGCGAAAAGGAAAACACGATACCCATCAAAGAAGATCTATTTTTAACACGCGTTGATGTTCTATATAATGACTCTCATAAGATTAAAAATTTCTTTAAGACACTTGCATATGAAATGCAGACATCCGATGAAATTTATTTTCTTGTGAGCTTCGTAAGAATGTCTGGTGCACAATTATTAACAAGAGAATTAATTGAGTTAGAAAAAAGAAATGTACCAGTCAAAATTTTAACAACAACCTATTTAAATATTACGGAAGCCAAGGCCATTCGGCACTTAATGCAATTTACAAATGTGGACATAAAGGTATTGCCATTAAAGAATGAGTCCTTTCATACAAAGGCTTATTTATTTAAACGAAAATCCAATCAAAATACAGTAATCATTGGATCTTCAAATATTTCACATTCTGCCCTTATCAATGGTCACGAGCTCAACGTGAAAATTCCCCATACACAGCACATGCCTGCTTATGAACAAACGATGGAATTTTTCAATAAAATGTGGACAAACGAAAAGGCTATATACCCATCAGAAGAGTTTTTACAACAGTATGAACAACACCAAAAGACGGAGACTAAATTATTACCATCCTTTACTTTTGAACGTGAAGCACCTTATTTAGAACACACAGATATACAGCCAAATGAAATGCAAAAAGAAGCTTTAAAAAACTTGATTTTCACTAGGAAAAACGGACACACAAAAGGTGTAATTATTGCTGCAACTGGAACCGGTAAGACCTATCTATCAGCATTTGACGTACAACAATTCCAGCCTGAAAGACTTCTTTTTATTGCTCATCGGGAGGAATTACTAGACAGTGCAATAAAAACATATAGCTCACTGTTTAAGGATGAATTTCTATGTGGGAAAATAACGGGGAGTAAAAAGGAATTTGATAAACGGTTTATTTTCAGTACAATCCAGTCTTTATCAAAAGATAATACACTAGAAAGATTCAATCCAGATGACTTTGACTATATTATCATCGATGAATTTCATCACGCGGAAGCACCAACCTATAGGAAAGTTATTGATTACTTCAAGCCGAAATTTCTTTTAGGATTGACTGCAACACCGGAAAGAATGGACGGTAGAAATGTTCTTGAGTTGTGTGATAATAATATCGTCTATGAAATACGTCTACGCGATGCATTGGAGGCTGAATTATTAGCCCCATTCCATTATTTTGGGGTAGCAGACCAAACCGTTGATTATGACAAAGTAGATATTTTGAATGGGCATTACGAGGAAAACTCACTTGTTCGAGCATTATCAACATTCACCCGGGTTGAATTTATTATTGATAAAATGAAAACTTATGGACATGACGGAGATTTCTTACATGGTTTAGGATTTTGTGTGAACATTGAACACGCTAAATATATGAGTGCGGAATTTAATAAACGCGGGTATGTTACTGAATGTTTAACTGGTGATGATTCCGTTGAATACAGACAAGCTATAATAAGTAGATTAGAAGACCCCAAAGATGAATTGACAATGATATTTACAGTGAACATATTTAATGAAGGAATCGATATTCCGAAAGTGAATCTTATGCTTTTTTTAAGACCAACTGAGTCTTCCACTATATTTATTCAGCAGTTAGGAAGGGGATTGCGTAGAACAGAAGACAAAGAGTATGTCACAGTACTCGACTTTATCGGAAACTATAAAAAGTCTTTTATTATTCCTTTAGCATTGTCAGGACAGTATAACGCCAAAGCCTTTGATACTGATTCGCTACGTGTTGCAGTTCTTCATGAATTTGCTGATGCACCCGGCGGTTCAGTCGTCCAGTTAGATCCTATTGCACAGCGTGAAATATTAAATAGAATCGACAATATTAAACTTAGTTCCGTTGCTGTTCTCAAAGAAATGTATGCACAATTCAAATATGATCTTGGCAGGTCACCAGAAATTATAGACTTTTTATATGCCGAAGAAGCACCAAGCTTAAATTTCTTTATTTATAAGTTCCGGTCTTGGGTAAGAACTAAAGAATATATGGATGATCTTAATGTTTACGATGAAGAGATCTTAGAAAACGATCTTAAATATGAAATTGTTGAGAGAATTGAAAGCATGCTTTCAATTAAATGGCCATACGAATATGCCATCATTTATTTGGCTAAATCTAGTAATGAAATTTCGATTAATGACGTAGTCGCCTGGTTAACCAAGAGGTTCGACCTTGAAATTAATCGTGATGAGCATGAAACATTAATTTTACGTGCTATGGATAGATTATCAAAACGCTATAAAAAGCAAAAGTGGAGTTTCGGGGAAATAAAGAATGAAATATTTTACGTTGAAAGGGCAATTAGCGAGATATTAACCGATTACGGTTACGCTAACTACGTAAAAGATAGATTAGAATACGGTTTAATTGATTTCCGTAGGTCGTTTCGCACCGATTTAGTCTTAGCACGGGAGAAAAAACTAGCTCTTTATCGAAATTATACTAGAAATGAATTAATGTTTATTTTTGAAGCAAAGGTTCCGGAAGGCACGTGGCGAGAGGGTGTAAGTCGAGTAGACAATCATTATTTACTCTTTATTAATCTTAATAAAGCCGAAGATGTTGAGGATCATTTACTTTATAAAGACTTCTTCAAAGATCCAACTACTTTCCATTGGCAAAGTCAAAATAAAACATCTCATGAATCCGGACAAGGTCAGGAATATATTAACCACAAAGAGCGTGATATCCATATTCATTTATTTATACGTAAATTTTCTACAATGCATGGCATGACTTTACCATTTATGTATCTTGGCGAGATTGATTACGTAAGCAGTCATGGGGACAAGCCCATGAATATTATTTGGAAATTACACAAGCCTGTCCCAGAAGACTTATATCACGACCTCATTAGATAA
- a CDS encoding SIR2 family protein — METEITRGSILNLLSSSIIYGNLGLFIGAGFSKAVLDDDQDLGALSWGELIEASSSELSIDYSSIYKTGISYPEISTLICDKYASDNNIPYEEAKFLFKSKVCELTNWYPDSEQRGIYSEYLELMDPKWIITTNYDLVIESLLTGRCLSLSPQDYLTSPKEAIPVYHLHGIRHNPESIIITQEDYVKLFRPNEYRQIKLALTIKESTSLILGYGLGDVNVLSAVDWSKNIYKEENVSNVYPNEIVQVIRVDEPKEEPYMDKNNIIIIETNEIESFLKEFTDAHQVNLRSHVEQMEEIRRMNGELTATSDVKVNKFISDQGFRLGLLEALSKFEIHMISPFIDFLSRCIDKTWENAMPYGAFHGYNENLTVLLDIIIHIEFQKVPPALFEFVAYSLDRVLYYVGNSHGQSHQAERTWQSNKDEISREMVKELHGFAKRQRYINLERKLGSLLIT; from the coding sequence ATGGAAACGGAAATAACTAGAGGAAGTATATTGAATCTTTTATCAAGCTCCATAATCTACGGTAATTTAGGTCTGTTTATTGGGGCGGGTTTTTCAAAAGCTGTTTTAGATGATGATCAGGATTTAGGAGCATTATCTTGGGGAGAACTCATTGAGGCATCCAGTAGTGAATTATCAATTGATTATTCAAGCATATATAAGACTGGAATCTCTTATCCTGAAATCTCCACGTTAATATGTGATAAATATGCAAGTGATAATAACATCCCATACGAAGAAGCAAAATTTTTATTTAAAAGTAAAGTTTGTGAGTTAACAAATTGGTATCCAGATAGTGAACAAAGAGGCATCTATAGTGAGTACCTCGAATTGATGGACCCCAAATGGATTATTACTACTAATTATGATTTAGTAATAGAAAGTCTACTTACTGGCCGCTGTTTATCCTTAAGTCCTCAAGATTATTTAACTAGCCCAAAGGAAGCAATACCTGTATATCACCTTCATGGAATCCGCCATAATCCCGAATCAATAATTATTACTCAGGAGGACTATGTAAAGTTATTTAGGCCAAATGAGTATCGACAAATAAAGTTGGCGTTAACTATTAAAGAATCCACGTCACTAATTTTAGGGTACGGTTTGGGCGACGTAAATGTTCTTTCCGCAGTAGATTGGTCAAAAAATATTTATAAAGAGGAAAATGTGTCGAATGTGTATCCCAATGAAATAGTACAAGTCATTAGAGTTGATGAACCAAAGGAAGAACCTTATATGGATAAAAATAATATTATCATTATTGAGACCAACGAAATAGAAAGTTTTTTGAAGGAGTTCACTGATGCACATCAAGTAAATTTACGATCTCATGTAGAACAGATGGAGGAAATTCGAAGAATGAACGGTGAATTAACTGCAACTAGTGACGTGAAAGTAAACAAGTTTATCTCTGATCAAGGATTTAGATTGGGTTTATTGGAGGCACTGTCTAAGTTTGAGATACATATGATTTCTCCATTTATTGACTTTTTATCTAGGTGTATTGATAAGACATGGGAAAATGCCATGCCATATGGTGCCTTTCACGGGTATAACGAGAATTTAACGGTTTTACTAGACATTATCATTCATATTGAATTTCAAAAAGTTCCACCTGCTCTTTTTGAATTTGTTGCCTATTCTCTTGATAGAGTTCTGTATTATGTGGGAAACAGCCATGGACAAAGTCATCAAGCAGAAAGAACCTGGCAGTCCAATAAAGATGAAATATCACGAGAAATGGTGAAAGAGTTGCATGGATTCGCGAAAAGACAAAGATACATTAATCTTGAGCGAAAACTGGGCTCTCTTCTGATTACTTAA
- a CDS encoding RNA polymerase sigma factor — MTDYEFDDLYRLESDRVYRYIYMLIGHKQKAEDLTHDTFLKAYRSIHTFRNESGHATWLMKIARNLTYDYFRRKKVVQFFAFGKEDYVDERLKDPGQLSVELDDIEKLYRAIKSLKQSYQDVIILRRIDESSIKETAFILGWSEAKVKGMSQRAFKALKEKMLEKEGEYSAGT; from the coding sequence ATGACAGATTATGAATTTGATGATCTTTATCGGTTGGAGAGTGACCGGGTTTACAGATATATTTATATGCTTATTGGACATAAACAAAAAGCTGAGGACTTAACGCATGATACGTTTTTAAAAGCGTATCGCAGTATTCATACGTTTCGAAACGAATCAGGCCATGCGACTTGGTTGATGAAAATTGCTCGAAACCTGACTTATGATTATTTTAGAAGAAAAAAGGTTGTGCAGTTTTTCGCATTTGGGAAAGAGGATTATGTGGATGAGCGACTAAAAGATCCAGGACAGCTATCAGTAGAACTAGATGATATAGAAAAGTTATATCGGGCAATCAAATCCTTAAAACAAAGTTATCAAGACGTTATTATTCTTCGAAGAATTGATGAAAGTTCCATTAAGGAAACTGCATTTATTTTAGGCTGGTCGGAAGCGAAAGTGAAGGGAATGTCACAGCGGGCATTTAAAGCACTGAAAGAAAAGATGTTGGAAAAGGAAGGTGAGTATAGTGCAGGAACTTGA
- a CDS encoding VOC family protein, giving the protein MKKVTPFLMFQGGIAEEAMNYYTSLIEDSEITSITRYGAEGPGEEGTVVQAVFSLKGQEFMCIDSHVDHEFTFTPSFSIYLTCETEEEIDSLYEKMMQNGTALMPLNNYGFSKKFGWLNDQFGISWQLNLPA; this is encoded by the coding sequence ATGAAGAAAGTTACACCGTTTTTAATGTTTCAAGGCGGAATTGCAGAAGAGGCGATGAATTACTACACATCACTCATCGAGGATTCGGAAATTACAAGCATTACTCGATACGGGGCTGAAGGACCTGGTGAAGAAGGTACAGTTGTACAAGCTGTATTCTCGTTAAAGGGACAGGAGTTCATGTGTATCGACAGCCATGTTGACCACGAGTTTACGTTTACCCCGTCTTTTTCAATTTACCTAACGTGTGAGACCGAAGAGGAAATTGACAGCCTATATGAAAAAATGATGCAAAATGGTACAGCTCTCATGCCTTTAAATAACTATGGGTTCAGCAAAAAGTTTGGCTGGCTGAATGACCAGTTCGGCATATCCTGGCAGTTGAACTTACCAGCGTAA
- a CDS encoding DUF2200 domain-containing protein produces MAKHKIYTMSTAKIYICYVKKAERKGRTKAEVDEIIRWFTGYSQEVLEAQLEKEIEFESFFAEAPQLNPLRTLIKGVVCGVRVENVEEPTMREIRYLDKLIDELAKGKAMEKILRTE; encoded by the coding sequence ATGGCCAAACATAAAATTTATACAATGAGTACCGCAAAGATTTATATCTGTTATGTAAAAAAAGCAGAAAGAAAGGGACGTACAAAAGCAGAAGTCGATGAAATTATCCGTTGGTTTACAGGATATAGCCAGGAAGTGTTAGAAGCGCAATTGGAAAAAGAGATTGAATTTGAGTCCTTCTTTGCGGAAGCTCCACAACTGAATCCTTTGAGGACTTTGATCAAAGGTGTGGTTTGCGGTGTCCGAGTGGAAAATGTCGAAGAACCAACTATGCGGGAAATTCGCTATTTGGATAAGCTGATTGATGAGTTAGCGAAAGGTAAAGCAATGGAGAAGATTTTACGGACAGAATAA
- a CDS encoding RNA polymerase alpha subunit C-terminal domain-containing protein produces MKSKKELRACDKGHTYYKSSDCQTCPTCEQERKPESGFLSLLAAPARRALEHNGIQTLEQLSAYSEKEILQFHGMGPASLPKLRTALEEEGLSFRS; encoded by the coding sequence ATGAAATCAAAAAAAGAGCTACGGGCCTGCGACAAGGGACATACCTATTATAAAAGCAGCGACTGCCAAACCTGCCCGACTTGCGAGCAAGAACGGAAACCGGAAAGCGGGTTTTTGTCACTGCTAGCAGCACCGGCTAGGCGCGCATTGGAACACAACGGCATCCAAACGCTGGAACAGCTATCAGCTTATAGTGAAAAAGAGATCTTGCAATTTCACGGCATGGGACCAGCATCCTTACCCAAACTTCGGACTGCTTTGGAGGAAGAAGGGTTATCGTTTAGAAGTTAA
- a CDS encoding class I SAM-dependent methyltransferase, which translates to MEDNVFEEMAKRYDTELRMELANVVVKEVRPEIRCSESKSLLDYGSGTGLVSLELSDLVDSVLLVDSSKQMLEVAEAKISQRGITNAKVLYSDFTRETTELKADIVLMSLVLLHIPDTKGILQSLFNILNDGGKLIIVDFDKNEKVYHPKVHSGFSHDELEKVLSEVGFKSIGIETFYHGNRIFMKQDASMFICGSIK; encoded by the coding sequence ATGGAAGATAACGTTTTTGAAGAGATGGCAAAAAGATATGATACAGAGCTAAGAATGGAATTAGCTAACGTTGTCGTTAAGGAAGTAAGACCGGAAATAAGATGTAGTGAGTCAAAATCCTTACTAGATTATGGAAGTGGCACTGGTCTAGTTAGTTTAGAATTATCGGATTTAGTGGATTCTGTTCTGTTGGTTGATTCATCAAAACAAATGTTGGAGGTCGCGGAGGCTAAAATTTCTCAGAGAGGAATTACCAACGCAAAAGTGCTTTATTCAGATTTTACGAGGGAAACAACTGAACTTAAAGCAGACATCGTTTTAATGTCGTTAGTCCTTCTCCATATTCCGGATACTAAAGGGATTTTACAAAGCTTGTTCAATATATTAAATGATGGTGGCAAGTTAATTATAGTTGATTTTGACAAGAACGAAAAAGTTTACCACCCGAAAGTTCATAGCGGTTTTTCGCATGATGAACTGGAAAAAGTACTATCTGAAGTTGGATTTAAATCGATTGGAATTGAAACTTTCTATCATGGAAATCGTATATTTATGAAACAAGATGCTTCGATGTTTATATGCGGTAGTATAAAGTGA